The genomic window cttggcatatattagacctttaataaaattttattaactttttgatTGACATGCCATCTCATAGGAAGGGAGGCTTCTGAGTGAAGGAGAATGGGGAGAACCTGGAGGTGGCAATTAGAAACAAGGAGTATTCCAATCCTCCTTTGCCTCAGAGGGGAACTTCACCAAGCTGGGTTCTTCTTGTAGGATTCCTACCATTCATCACCTTTGCACCTACACGTGTGCTGCTGAACAAAGGTGGAGAAAATCACTCAACCATTCTAACTAGGCCCCCTTCTGTTACACAGTCTCCACTGGGCCCTCATCATGGCGAGACAATCCTAGTGCACCTCCACTCCCGACTCACTATCCCATTCCCCACTGAGGCTCTCCTAGATCTTCTCATCTCTCTTCAAAACTCCAAGACTTCTCACTCTCAACTGAAAAGCTTTCCCCGTGTTTTACAGGGGGGGGGGAAGCTATTTGCTCTTGAGCagtttcttctctccccttttcttcatcTCCTATCATTCAGATACCTtctgccttctcttccttcccccatctcaCATAATGAAGTGGCATTATTCCTTGCCAAGGCTAAACCCTATTTCTTCAAGTATCCCATTCTATCCCTTGTTCACCAACAGATTGCCCTCTGTCATCTctgctatttcttttatttttaatttctcctggCTCATTAATTAGGACTTACAAATATACTCATGTCTCCCCTatcctggaggaaaaaaaaaaaaaggatcctttTATCCTTCTATTTCTGCTAAGTATCATCCTGTCTCTCTTATGCCCCTTTGTTCCTCTTTGTTCCTGTCTTCCAAATAAGACTTCCTCTATAATAGATAGGTACTTTCACTGTCTTTCTTCTTACTAGCTTTTTAACCCCTTACAATCCAGCTTGCCATTCATCATGCCACCAAAACTGTTCTCTCCAGAATTACCCATGATCATCTTGGTTGCCAAATCCAGTGCCCTTTTCTTGCCCTTCATTCTGCTTGACCTCTCTGAAGCTTGACACTATCCACTGATCTCTCCTTTATACCCTATTCTCTAGGTTTTCAAGAAATCAGtctctctcctgcttctcctcccccccctttcttacttgctcctTTACTGGGACAGCCTCCAGATCATGCATTCTAATCATAGGTATCCCTCTGGGTTCTGTCCTTGATAGTTAATCAATTTATATGggtttaattaccatctctatggccatgattttcaaatctatttttcctgGTCCATACTGTTTGCTGACCTCCAGTCTCTCGCATCTCCAATTACCCCTCAAAAATTTCAATCTGGATTACAGTATTTATCTTAAATACAATGTGCCCAAAACAGAACTTATTGTCTGTTCCCTTAAACCACCCCCCTCCTGCCCTCTCTATTCCTGTAATAGACAACTGACCATTCTCCCAATCCCTCAGGCTCATAACCTAGTAGTTATCTTTGACTCCTCGCCATTTCACCTCCCACATCTAAGTTGTTAAATAaaacatattgattttttttctttttaaaaaatttatttttaacatacattgctttatgaatcatgttgggagagaaaaatcaaaagggaaaaaccatgggagaaattaaaaaaacaaacaaacagaaaaaagaagtgattaaAACATGGGTGGATTTATTTTcagtctctttctatctttttctggatgcagatggcattttctgtccaaagcctatttggattgttttggatcattgaaccactgagaagaaccaagtctttcacagttgatcaccgcACATTTTCACTGTTACTGTGCATagtggttctgcttgtttcactgaacatcattttgtgcaagtctttccaggtttatttataataaacttgttcttttttttttttttgtagaacaataatattccattacctccatgtaccacaacttgttcaaccattccgcaactgataagcatctactccttttccagtgctttgccatcataaaaagagctgctataaacatttttgtacatgtgggtccttttccctttatgattttcttgggatacagacccagtaatggcactgctggatcaaaggatatgtatatgtagagtttgatagccctttgggcatagttccagattgctctccagaatgtctgggtcatttcacaactccataaacagtgcattagtatcccagttttcccttatcccctccaacatttatcattttttttggtcatcttagCCCATTTGAGAGATGTTAGGTAAGCCTGTTGATTTCAACATCTCTTGAATACaacccctttctctcttctgacactgtcTCTACTCTAGTGCAGGTCTATATCACCTCAGGCCTCGATTACTGCAGTCACCTGCTGGTCATTCTGGCTccctcaagtctcttccctctccaatccatcctctattTTAGTTATTAAAGTGATTTCTCCTAACATGCAGTTTTAGTCATATCACCAAGCCACTCGATAAATGTTAGTGGCATCATATTGTCTTCCTAATCCGatacaaaattctctgtttggcatttgtGTCCTTCCTAATCTAGCTCCcttcttcctaccttttcagCAATCTTGTACTTTCCTCCCCATCATATTCTCTTCCATCTAGTGGTATTCTTGGATCTTCCACAAATAAGATGTTCCATCTGGGCTCAGGGCGTTTTCTCTGGCCATCTCTGCCTGTGGAATACTCTCCCCTTTTCCGCTCTGAATTCTGACTCCCCATCCCATAAATCCCAACCAAAATACCCCTTTCTATTGAAAGCCTTCCCTAAACCTTCTTAATTTCACTACTTTccctctttaattatttcttatttatcctgtgatagcttgttttgtatagatttattttcatgttgcctctcctattagattgtaagcactGGGCGCTTCATAATCTAGTATACTTCCTTTCCTCCcacttaaaaagattttataagcTATACATAAGCAAATGATGAATAAATGCAGAAACAGCATGTGATAAACTTAGTTATATTTGGAGCTTAGAACTCTCCATCAAACCACTGTCAAAGTATTTACAACTGTTAGCCttttcctgcaaaaaaaaaaagctgagtttattttgattttgtagcTTCTGCAAGTTAGGCCAGATTTAGAAATTGTGATCATTATTTTAAAGGTCATTTGAAAGATTTATGATATTTGTgagattatatacatacatatgtatataatttcaaaaataatatatatatatatatattatctcacaaatataattatatatagacacacacacataaatatatgtgtgtgtatgtgtgtaacaCCTCCAAGTCTTTTGGCTGTTGGGAATAGGAACAAAAAGTTTCTGAATCTAACTTTGCAAGTCTTTCTGTGGACTGTTTTCACTGTCAGGAGTACATATAGATATTCAAAACCTTAAATAATGTCCTGTTTCAAGAAAAAATAGCATCGTTGAATGGAATGAGTGATGGAACTTGCCAAAGGACTTGGTATGAATGTTTTCTGTCTTTgatccttctccccaccccttcttttcttttatccccttcttctcttctgtctcatttcccttcttcttcttcccttttctcctcttccttcttttcttttcccccctccccctttctcttctctcctttctcctttcctctccctttctctcccgcCATCTCTGTGTAAACTTGTCACTTAAGTCTTCTGAGGcatgatttccttttttgtaaagtaAGAGGTCAACTAGAATTCTAAAATCTCTATAGCCTTCATATCTGGACTTCTAATCCTGGTTCTTTCACAATAAATGTCTATAATTGATGAGCAAATGTAATTCACAGAAACATCTGAAGCCTCTAGTATCACACACacttatatgaatatttttaatcaGCTTCTTTCAAACCTTAGGTCACAAATTTATGACTAGTCTTTCCCACTGAGAGCCAAGTCCAGTAACTTCTTCATAATGACAGCAGCTGATCTTTGCTTGATTCCAAAGCCCAGTACTGTGAGCCTCCTCCCTGTGAGAGAGATAATGTAATTCCAACTTTCTGGTGACTTCCTAGATGATGAGTAAAAGTATAGTTGATAAATTGACTCCAAGTGATACTCAGAAGTATCACAtagctactttttttttacttctgtaaaAGATTCCATTTAGTATCACTGAAACTAACTTAGATAGAGGACAGgtgggatagagtgctgggcctggaatcaaggaTACCcatcttcctggcttcaaatctggcctttgaTACTTCTTAGCAGAGACCCTGGGTACATCACTtaattctgtctcagttttctcatctgcaaaatgaactggagggaaaaaaaaatttggtaacctactccaatatctctgccaagaaaacaccaaatgaggtcaccaagagttggacatgactgaacaacaaacctAGACTGAGGAATGCTAAGAGCCAATATTTATGCAGCCAGATCCACATCTCATCTTAGGCCTGTATGggtagtgtatatgtatatgtttgtggcTGTGTTTTATTCACATGGTTTCTAAAATAAACACATCTTTGTCTTCTCCATCAACACAGAATATATTTGTTCCTTGGGTAACCACTTCCTGCTAACATCTTTCCGGGGCATATCCCAGATGACATCAGTTTCCTATTtctaaatgtattattattgaaaatttgCTTTgggtctttaaaaaaatgaataattcctTGCATAGGTTATGCATAATTCAATAAAGGAATCTTTAGGTATCTAATCTGTTGCTTTCTATTATATCTAGAGTGCCCTGTAAAAAATGTGTTGTTGTTGGTAATGGTGCAGTTTTAAAGAATAagacattggggaaaaaaatcgaCTCCTATGATGTAATAATAaggtaaatactttttttctgttctgtttcaTAATGCTTAAGAAAAGTACAGTTCATCACTTGCATATTCCCATAAATAGTGatctttacattttaaatactAACTGCTTCCCATTCATTGGTCTCCCAAAGATTTGCTGTAATACTTACAATTTTGGTAATTTCTAAAATGTAAGTTATCTTCCACCTTCACTAaattattgttattcatttttgtaCAGTGAGACTCTTTCTATGGGTATAACAAATTATgtgtaaaagaaattttaaataatattattcaaTCTCCCCATTCCCATGTAGGGGTTAAAGTATTTAATTTAGACATTTTTTGtgcaatatttatatttatttatctttaaaatgtcaGATTTCATTAGAAATATTCATTTGGCAAAATGCTATAATGTATAATTTGAGGATTAATGAAATAGCagggtttttattgttgttattgttgtttgagGCAAACTGCTTTTTGGCTATTAGGTATTTCAGATTTTAAGGCTATGTAAAGTTTTTCAGCAACAAGGATAGAAAAAGATCCTCATAAAATCATAGTCATATTAATTGGAAATACTAATTTACTAAGCATTTGGATCAATTAAGGTTTACTCTATCTAAATACATTTTATAAGTAAATTCTTCCCAATTAAACACATTCAATTTACATGTGATGTTGGAAGCATCGGCTAAAATAACTGGGTAGGGGTTTCCAAGATTTAAGTGTTTCCAAATGTAAAGTTAATGACTGTAGATTTATCAAAATTCAATTTATACCTAAACAAAACAATATACCTGTTGCATTGAACTAGTGTTTGGCTCCTTTTGGATTTGTTTTCAAAGAATggttaggtctttctgactccacatcCAACATTAGATCCATCGTCCCACCTAAGGCTGGTTTTCCTCTCTCCTTAAAAAAAGGGATGGGGAACACTTATGTTCTATGCTCATAGATAGTTAAGTTTGAAAACAAATCCAAAAGGAGCCAAACACTAGTTCAATCCATGTACCCACATAGATTATGCATTCTTGTAGGGGAAAGTATGCATGTTTTAGGATGGAAAGGGAAGAATGGTGGACCATGGGGTGGTTGATAAGAGCTCTATTAGTAAGTGGGAAAGAGCTGAATGGATGACCTTTTTAAAGCCCTTTCAAGTATAACCTTTCTTTGTGGTTATGATTTTCTacaaatcataaagaaaggaacCATGGATTATAGAGCTAGAGCCCAGGACTTCATAAGTGAGCTAGCCCAACATCTTGTTTTATAGCATCCATTATAGCACTCCAagcatttttccaagcatatctGGAATGCCCTTCCCCTTCATCTTCTctcaagtcccaattaaaatcttaaattctacaagcttttcctgatcttgcttattaaatttaatgtcttccttcttctttatataggctttttgtttgcttttttttttttttttggagggggggaaggaggaaggaaatagctagtagtgcaatggatagacatgtagtctggaagatctgaattcaaatccagaaaagacacatactagctgtataatcccaggcaagtcacttaaccctgtttgcctcaatttcctcatctgtaaaatgagctaggaaaggaaatggcaaactgccccagtctttgccaagaaaaccccaaatagggtcacaaagagttgaacatgactgaaaaaaaagaccaaaaaacaacaaacttgtTTTTACACAATTATTTGCCTGTTGTTTCCCCAATTACACTGGAactatcttttatctttctttgaatcttcaACCCTTAGGactgcttggcacatagtgggtgcttaatcaGTGTTTTTACACTGACTGACCAAGGAAACTGAGCCCTAATCATAAACCATAAAGGTGAGATTTGATCTGACCCCACAGCCAGTACTCTTTTGTCATATCACCTTTTAAGCACATGAGTAGTAATCTCTCCTGGCCCTTTAGATCActttttagagaaatgaaaatattcaaacCCTATTTGAACATTTCAGacaaaattttctatatttagaGCTTGATCCTCAATAAGTAGGCTCAGTatcaatttgaaaattaaatgtcTGAAAATGTACATCCCAACCTTCTATAAGGAAGTATCAATCATTAGTCACATTCAGCAGGTTAGATTGGCTTTGGGAGTCACAGAGATAATTACTTTCCTGTGGAAAACAATTAAGGGACTTCCCAAGACATTATTCAAGAAATGAAAGATTGTTTTTTAGCTTGAGAAGTGGGGGAAGATCCAGGCTGGCTtgcctgtaatttttttttttttttttttttttttttttttgctgaggccattgggattaagtgacttgcccagggtcacataactggaatgtgttatgtgtctgagaccagatttgaactcaggttctcctgacttcagggctgttgctctatccactgcgccacctagctgtccttgtAGTTTTGTAAAGATCCTGTCATTTTGAAATTACTTCATGATGTGGTAAAGGTCAAGAATAGTTCTCAAAGACATTGAATTTCCCCCACAGAATAAATGATGGGCCTGTCAGAGGACACGAAGAGGATGTTGGGACAAAAACTACTTTCCGGATTTTTTATCCAGAATCTGTTTTCACAAACCCAGCGGACAGTGATCCTGATTCTGTTGCTATTCTTGCAGTCTTCAAACTTCATGACTTGAAGTGGCTATGGGAATTGCTTAGTGGCATCACACCAGTAAGTTggtctcaatttttaaaaaaattattatttttgaaaacaatttatttttttaaacaatgtttttGAAGGCCagtttaaattattttgctctctTTGTTTTAGAAGGTTAATCATTTTTGGAAGAAACCAGCTTTAAATCTAATCTATAAACCtgaaaaaatcagaatcctaGATCCTATTATTACAAGAATAGCTGCTTTCAACATGCTTCATTTTCCTACTACTTTTCCCAAAAAGGAGGTATGGGCTTTTTCACTTATTGTTTTAATAACTTCAAAAtcaagatattttttatttttagggatAAAAGAAGGGCTTTGTGCAAAAggatatatgtatagaaatatatgcacagatatgtatgtatgtgtgtgtgtgtgtgtgtgtatatatatatatatatatatatatatatatatatatatatatatatatatatatatgtaatataaatgaaTGTGTGTGCACAGATAACGAAGTCCCACCTTGacacccctccctccccccctagTCAGCATTCTCAAAGGCAGACTTTGGGCCTGCACGACAAAATCTGAAGAAGCTTTGATTATAGACTGGAAATGGGCTGTGTGCTTCTTAGCTAAGGAAGAGCTAATCCAAGACTAGCTAAGAAATGGTGAAGTGTCTAACTAATGGTTGGCACTCGGGGGTTACTTCTGAGGAGCTTATGGCACCTTACAAAAGCTGCTTATTCTTGGGGGAAGGGTATAGACAATCTAGATGAACGGAAGGAATGCCCATGTTGATAAAGTGATGGATCTTTTGAAGTTTTGAAATAAGTATGGACTGCATAATCTATTCTCATGTAActgatatattttttccttcttttttattttatcttttgtcctAATTGTTATAGATTAAGCTAAATCAGGAGAACAGAGAGAGCTGAAACTTTTAGAGTTGCCCAGAACCATATTCATGAGTCTTAGGTTCATAGATCTAAAAGGAAACATATCTGACCCAGCCCCTTCatttttgcagatggggaaactgaaacacaGGTATTTTAAGGGGCAGAACAAGCTGGTAGACAAGTCAGAAGtatgatttgaatccaagtcttctggaATCAAAATCTGGTGCCCTATCTTCCCCCACTACTCTGCCTCTCATATTCTCATAGGCAACTCAATAaagagagcactgggcctggaatcaagaaaaactgagtttgcatattgcctcagacatttattagctctttgattctgggcaagtcacttaaacccttgtttgcttcagttttttgaactgcaaaatggggatattaaaaGCACCAATATCCTAACTTATTGTGaggattgaataaaataatattttaaaaggttttggcatttagtaggtgctatataaacattattgtcattatcattattcttattGTTGTGAATAGTGTTACATAAAATTGCTTTAGAAATAGTGATCAAAACAATCTTTAAAGATTGAGGTCTACTTTAAAATCTCTTATTGACTGTATCTTATCCAGATTCATTTGTCAAAGTATCAGCAAAATAAACATCCatatggtttgcttttttttttgttcatctgTGGTCtggtaaggagaaaaaaaagactatttaaaACTCAGCTACATACAATTAAGGTTAATTAAAGATGTTAACTCTAATTCAGGCTaacagtttaaaaattaaaatgcttattgattatggCATCTTAATGGCAAAAGATAAGTTGCTGACTAGGTGGTCTGTCTTACCAGCTCACTGAAggattttttattgatttctctcttcccttattGAACTAAATTAGGCTTCAACAAACATGGACAGTGCTACCGACTTGAAATATAGATTCTGTTGTCTATTATGGTATAGCTTAAATAAATGGATATGGAATCAATAAGAAGACTTAGATTTGAACCCTAGGCTTCAACTTTTTCTCTGTAATTTGAATAACTTTGACCAGATGGTCCCTAATGTCTCTCTCCCATCTCTAAAACCTTATTGTTGTATTATCAACAGTGTGGGGTGAACAAAAGTTTTGCCCAAGGATGCTGGATTTTAAAGTCTTCTGATACCACTTCAGCAGACAGAAGAAGTGAACTTAATTAGCAAGAATAAGGAATCCATCAAATGGCGTTTCATTGTCACATACATCTTCCTCATCCCCAACATAACAATCCCTGAAGCCTCTCCAGCAAGAGCTCTTAAGTGACTGGAAACATGTACAtaacatattattttatgttatatgcaccttttttgtatgtatacacatttgcTAAGAAGCAAAGAAGAGGCATCTAATATTGAACTTAACTTTATACTACACTGTTTCCGGTTTCCAGAAGTGGGGGCTGTGACCTTGACTCCAAAAGATATGCGATCATTCAGTGGAGGATGGTCATTTAGGACGATGGGTCGCATCACAGCCTCCCTGTGATAGCCACCATGGGATTTGCTTTAACACAATCACAAGTAACTTTATGTTCTAACAGGAGCCTACTCTACACACACTCCACTAGTTCCCTACTTCCACTAGGTAACCAGGTTTTGCCTCTGGAACAGTGATGGAgtgatgaaaaaaacaacaacaacaacaaaaaaaacaacctacaTTCTCCTTTTCATATTGTTTGAGATAGGATGAGAAGGCATGGATGACTTGAAATATCCACCACAGGTCTTATTGCTTccatattgtttgcttttttaatctgtattctggtaaaggggaaaaaaaaaaacttagacatTTTGAAACTTAGCTATTTACAATTAAgtgtttataaaacatttccactCTGTAATTTGGGATGCCTATTTGTAAGTAATACTCGAGGAGAAAGAATTAATTACTAAATGTGTGCCTCTTCTCAGCTTCCCTATTTCTTACCATCATCTTTCTAGTCACCTAGGTTTGCATCATTTTGGTCCACATACTTACCTCCCTCCCTTACATATCTAATCAGTGAACACAACTTGCCATTTCTCTCATCACTCCTGTTCTGTCCACTAACATAGCTACCATACCTTAATCCAGACCCTCATCACCTGTACTAGTATAGTAATTTAGCTGCCATGATGATTTCCCAAAGTGCCGATCTGACTACATTATGCTCCTATTAGTGAACATCTTCAGTCCCCTATTAAGCCTAGGATCAAATATCAATTCATCTTTgtctcattctttttaaatttgtatttctgtgtTAAGTTTTCCAATACATACAatagcatatttatacaatttgtaaataagtaaaaatatacaaAGGGAAATAGTGGATCAGTTTATATTTATCACTGATTAGAATGCATCatcaaaaaaaatctgatcatgCTAATAATTGTTTAGTTAATAAATAAGTTTTAGTGCTAGAGTCatagcttttgagataagaaaatTTTCCTGTCATATATAAGTAAGCGTCCTTAAGTAGTATTACTAGAGATCCTTCTAAAATAACAGAAGCAACCAGAATTCTCTTAGGTCATTAGTATGGCACATTAACAGAAAAACTCCTTGATTCATTGCAAAAGAGGAAGTATATAATACTTAACAAAAACATCTTCCTATATTGTATTCACCTTTGAATACCATGACAGAGAAGTGACTTATAAATactgaaatgtaaaataaactttgcaaGAGTATGTCTCTTCATACAGGATCTGTTGGAGaaattttctgaaatttaaattaaaaggacATTTCTCTACAAAATGAGCAAATTGTATGTGATactggtaacttttttttttttttgataggcgATGATTGTCACATTCTGCCTTTCAAATTGTTTTGGCTGTAGAGTCTTCTCTGGAAATCCAATATGTTTGCAGAACTAGTGTAGAGTGTTAGTTCTCCTTAATAATTTATCAAAGCAgtaacatttaaaatttctttgaattGTAAAAATGTGGTTTTAAATTTCACAAGTTTTGTATATTGCAATGCATATTCACAGGTTTTGCAAATGAAAAGTATTTTCATAAACTAGATAAACTATTTTAGGAACACaatgttaaataattaatttgCTAATTACCTATTCATTACTATCAACATAGGGTTACACAGATCCGTGGTATTTCTCTAGCCCAGAAATGTATCCTAAAATAGTTTGGAAATTAGTTCTATGGGATTTGAATTCTTCTAggtgaatataataaattatatgtagTGCCCTTAATTATTTAGGATGTATTTAATTCCTTTGTggcaaattttttgttgttgacaATAAGATTCTTCTACAATAGAATGCTACTGTTATAGACTTTCCTTGAAAGTTACAAGCCTTTTCTGTTCTCATTGCTTTTAGAAACCCAAACACCCAACAACGGGAATCATCGCCATCACACTGGCATTTTATATATGCCACGAAGTTCACTTAGCAGGTTTTAAGTACAATTTTACTGATAAAGATGGCCCTTTGCACTATTATGGAAATACAACTATGTCCTTCATGAGCAAGGTAAGGAAGACATGCCCAGTCCTCTTGGGACATGGATTAGGAGAGAGAAATGTGGTTAGTGAGAGCAGATCTTTGCATGCCATTAGGCTGCATTTTCTAAGCCTTGGATTATGTATTTTCAAAGCTCTGGAATTTCCTTTACACAGTAATCTCAAGGTTATGATGTTACAAGTTTATTACCAGCTCTGTAGACTAGGACAGCCTTACTATTCAGAAATTCTTGAGTCAAAAGTCACATTCTAAAAGCTGAAATCTGTCCAAACTTAATTCTTCTGCCAATTTAATTTGTTGTTCTGTAGCATGAGATAACAGGAGCTCTAACATTATCAACATCAGTCTCAAGGGCTGAACCAAAAAAGCTACACTTTAGCTGAGTCCAGTATAGATGCCCTTCATGTCATTTCCAAAACTCTCTAAAAGCCAGAGAGTAAGTAACCTTATTTTGTGGAGATCTGCCTACTTAGTTTTAGAActgtggataaagtgctaggtctggatcaagaaaactcatcttgcAAGGTTCACCTAGCCTCGGatatttagtagctgtatgaaagcctatttttgcctcagtttcctcatctgtaaaatgaattggagtaggaaatggcagaCCTTACCAATattcaggaaaaccccaaatagagtcatgatgGAA from Sminthopsis crassicaudata isolate SCR6 chromosome 3, ASM4859323v1, whole genome shotgun sequence includes these protein-coding regions:
- the ST3GAL6 gene encoding type 2 lactosamine alpha-2,3-sialyltransferase isoform X1 — protein: MRGYLVFIILSCIFLYYVLHCILWRESTSWLRVIEMKRSPVLSCSLKPAFESLLSFRGIYPFMCTSDLKTIATLHESDKIALPYGVKKSVPDFHLALSRLQSCDLFPESDQVPCKKCVVVGNGAVLKNKTLGKKIDSYDVIIRINDGPVRGHEEDVGTKTTFRIFYPESVFTNPADSDPDSVAILAVFKLHDLKWLWELLSGITPKVNHFWKKPALNLIYKPEKIRILDPIITRIAAFNMLHFPTTFPKKEKPKHPTTGIIAITLAFYICHEVHLAGFKYNFTDKDGPLHYYGNTTMSFMSKNEYHNITAEQIFLKNIIEKNFVINLTKD
- the ST3GAL6 gene encoding type 2 lactosamine alpha-2,3-sialyltransferase isoform X2, producing the protein MRGYLVFIILSCIFLYYVLHCILWRESTSWLRVIEMKRSPVLSCSLKPAFESLLSFRGIYPFMCTSDLKTIATLHESDKIALPYGVKKSVPDFHLALSRLQSCDLFPESDQVPCKKCVVVGNGAVLKNKTLGKKIDSYDVIIRINDGPVRGHEEDVGTKTTFRIFYPESVFTNPADSDPDSVAILAVFKLHDLKWLWELLSGITPKVNHFWKKPALNLIYKPEKIRILDPIITRIAAFNMLHFPTTFPKKEKPKHPTTGIIAITLAFYICHEVHLAGFKYNFTDKDGPLHYYGNTTMSFMSKVTEDQDENIQKKN
- the ST3GAL6 gene encoding type 2 lactosamine alpha-2,3-sialyltransferase isoform X3, with product MKRSPVLSCSLKPAFESLLSFRGIYPFMCTSDLKTIATLHESDKIALPYGVKKSVPDFHLALSRLQSCDLFPESDQVPCKKCVVVGNGAVLKNKTLGKKIDSYDVIIRINDGPVRGHEEDVGTKTTFRIFYPESVFTNPADSDPDSVAILAVFKLHDLKWLWELLSGITPKVNHFWKKPALNLIYKPEKIRILDPIITRIAAFNMLHFPTTFPKKEKPKHPTTGIIAITLAFYICHEVHLAGFKYNFTDKDGPLHYYGNTTMSFMSKNEYHNITAEQIFLKNIIEKNFVINLTKD